ATACAGCGCGCCCGATTGAAACATCGGGTAGATGAAGTCTTTAGCAAACTCAGCACGAAGATCATCGATGTACACTTTAGAGGCGCCTGTCTTAAGCGCTTTTTCCTCCAAGCCATCTAATTCATCCTTCTGTCCGATGTCAGCAGTGAAGGTAATAATTTCCGCATCGTATGTTTCTTTGAGCCACGTCAGAATGACCGAGGTATCTAGTCCGCCAGAGTAGGCTAGAACGATTTTATTTTTTGCCATGATGGGGTGAAAGCTCCTTTAGAATAAATTGTGCAGCTAGTTATGTCACGTCTATATTACAGCTGTCGATCCGCTGCGAGATTACTTCCCTATTCCATAGTAGCTGCATTAGATGTTGCTCCTACATTATCGCTGCCATGACGGCTTTCTGCGCATGTAGGCGGTTCTCGGCCTCATCGAAAATAACAGAATGCTTACCGTCAATTACGCCTTCGGATACTTCTTCCCCGCGATGAGCAGGCAAGCAGTGCATGAACAGGTAATCAGACTTGGCATATTCAGCTAGTTTCTCATTAACTTGATAGTCCTTAAACGCCTTCTCGCGTTCCTGCTGCTCTTCCTCAAAGCCCATGCTCGCCCATACATCTGTATAGATGATATCGGCGCCTTCAACAGCTTCACGAGGGTCTCGTAAAATATCTACACGACCGCCCGTTTGATCAGCAGCTTCTTTAGCCAACTGAATGATGTCTGTTGCAGGCTCATATCCAGCTGGAGATGCGCTAGTGAAGTGCATTCCGAGCTTAGCCGCGCCCATCATCAAGGAATGAGTCATATTATTGCCATCACCAATGTAGGCGATCTTAAGGCCTTCCAGCTTCCCCTTCATCTCGAGCACTGTCTGATAGTCAGCCAATGCTTGGCAAGGGTGTGACTGGTCGGACAAGGCGTTAATAACAGGGATCGTTGCACCCCGCGCTAACTCAACCACGTTACGGTGACCGAAAGTACGGATAATAATACCATCTAAGTAGCGAGACATCGTTTGAGCTGTATCGCGAATGGTTTCTCCGCGGCCCATCTGAATATCATTTTTGCTAAGAAATAGTGCCTGACCGCCTAATTGATACATTCCAACCTCGAAGGAAACCCGAGTACGTGTCGACGATTTCTCAAAAATCATACCCAGTGATTTACCTTTGAGCGGCTGGTAAACTTCTCCGGATTTGTGTTTACGTTTAATCTCAACGGCTAAATCCAATAGATAACGAATTTCTTCCGGTGAATAATCGATAAGGCCAAGAAAATCCCGCCCCTTCAATTGCAAAGCCATTTCTTCCAGGTTAGCTGCTGTTGTTGTCATAGCAACTCCTCCTTTTCCTTAAGGGCTAACGGACTTAACCGCCGCCTGTTCCGTTAACACGGCTGCAATCAAGCTGACCGCAGTATCGATTTCCTCATGAGTGACAAGTAAATTCGGGAGCAAACGGATTACGTTCGGA
This portion of the Cohnella abietis genome encodes:
- the argF gene encoding ornithine carbamoyltransferase, yielding MTTTAANLEEMALQLKGRDFLGLIDYSPEEIRYLLDLAVEIKRKHKSGEVYQPLKGKSLGMIFEKSSTRTRVSFEVGMYQLGGQALFLSKNDIQMGRGETIRDTAQTMSRYLDGIIIRTFGHRNVVELARGATIPVINALSDQSHPCQALADYQTVLEMKGKLEGLKIAYIGDGNNMTHSLMMGAAKLGMHFTSASPAGYEPATDIIQLAKEAADQTGGRVDILRDPREAVEGADIIYTDVWASMGFEEEQQEREKAFKDYQVNEKLAEYAKSDYLFMHCLPAHRGEEVSEGVIDGKHSVIFDEAENRLHAQKAVMAAIM